In Vibrio celticus, one genomic interval encodes:
- the dnaJ gene encoding molecular chaperone DnaJ produces the protein MSKRDFYEVLGVSRDASERDIKKAYKRLAMKFHPDRNQGDETAADKFKEVKVAYEILTDAQKKAAYDQYGHAAFEQGGMGGGGGFGGGGQGDFGDIFGDVFGDIFGGGRRGGGQQRAQRGSDLRYNMELSLEEAVRGVSKEIEVPTLVECDTCDGSGAKAGSSAQTCGTCHGHGQVQMRQGFFAVQQTCPTCNGKGKIIKDPCNSCHGQGRKQKTKTLNVKIPAGVDTGDRIRLSGEGEAGEQGAPAGDLYVQVHVKEHNIFERDGNNLYCEVPVSFSMAALGGEVEVPTLDGRVNLKVPEETQTGRMFRMRGKGVKGVRGGGVGDLIVKLVVETPVKLSSRQKELLREFEETCCGEAASKHKPKSEGFFSGVKNFFDDLTK, from the coding sequence ATGTCAAAACGTGATTTTTACGAAGTATTAGGCGTAAGCCGCGATGCATCAGAGCGCGATATTAAAAAAGCGTACAAACGCTTAGCGATGAAATTCCACCCGGACCGTAACCAGGGTGACGAGACCGCAGCAGATAAGTTTAAAGAAGTAAAAGTAGCGTACGAGATCCTAACCGATGCTCAAAAGAAAGCAGCTTACGACCAATACGGTCACGCAGCCTTTGAACAAGGTGGCATGGGCGGCGGCGGCGGTTTCGGCGGCGGTGGCCAAGGTGACTTCGGCGATATCTTCGGTGACGTATTTGGCGACATCTTCGGCGGCGGTCGTCGTGGTGGCGGTCAACAGCGTGCACAACGTGGTTCAGATCTACGTTACAACATGGAACTTTCTCTAGAAGAAGCGGTTCGTGGTGTTTCTAAAGAAATCGAAGTACCAACACTTGTAGAGTGTGATACTTGTGACGGCAGCGGCGCGAAAGCGGGTTCTTCTGCACAAACGTGTGGCACTTGTCATGGCCACGGCCAAGTACAAATGCGCCAAGGTTTCTTTGCGGTTCAACAGACTTGTCCTACTTGTAACGGTAAAGGCAAGATCATCAAAGACCCATGTAACTCATGTCATGGTCAAGGTCGCAAACAGAAGACGAAAACACTTAACGTTAAGATCCCTGCTGGTGTTGATACTGGCGATCGTATTCGTCTATCAGGCGAAGGCGAAGCGGGAGAGCAAGGCGCTCCGGCTGGCGACCTGTACGTACAAGTACACGTAAAAGAGCACAACATCTTTGAGCGTGACGGCAATAACCTTTACTGTGAAGTTCCAGTAAGCTTCTCTATGGCTGCTTTAGGCGGTGAAGTTGAAGTTCCAACACTGGATGGTCGTGTAAACCTTAAAGTGCCAGAAGAAACACAAACGGGCCGTATGTTCCGTATGCGTGGCAAAGGCGTGAAAGGCGTTCGTGGCGGCGGTGTGGGTGACCTAATCGTTAAGCTAGTGGTTGAGACTCCAGTTAAGCTAAGCTCTCGTCAGAAAGAACTACTGCGTGAATTCGAAGAAACATGTTGTGGCGAAGCGGCAAGCAAGCACAAGCCAAAGTCTGAAGGTTTCTTCAGTGGCGTTAAAAACTTCTTCGATGACCTAACTAAGTAA
- a CDS encoding SRPBCC family protein produces MPKVTRSALVSFSADQMFSLVNDVARYHEFLPGCSGSRVIESSDSAMVASVDVSKAGISKTFTTSNRLADGAEILMELVDGPFKKLQGGWYFTPLDDQACKVELKLEFEFSSRMIEMAFGKVFNELTSNMVSAFTQRAKQVY; encoded by the coding sequence ATGCCAAAGGTTACTCGTTCAGCATTAGTGTCGTTTAGTGCCGACCAGATGTTCAGCTTGGTCAATGATGTTGCTCGTTATCATGAGTTTTTGCCAGGGTGTTCTGGTTCACGTGTGATCGAATCTTCAGATTCAGCTATGGTGGCTTCGGTTGATGTATCTAAAGCCGGTATCAGCAAAACATTTACTACGTCTAACCGCTTAGCGGATGGCGCTGAGATCTTGATGGAGCTGGTGGATGGCCCATTTAAGAAACTGCAGGGTGGTTGGTATTTCACTCCGCTCGACGATCAAGCGTGTAAGGTTGAGCTTAAGTTGGAGTTTGAATTCTCTAGCCGAATGATCGAAATGGCATTTGGTAAGGTTTTCAATGAGCTGACGAGCAATATGGTCAGTGCTTTTACTCAACGCGCGAAACAGGTTTACTAA
- a CDS encoding polysaccharide lyase family 7 protein, which produces MKLSYLSLLTASLLAAPALASNHDIGQQFNLDPAKAPAQNFDLSKWKINLPELTTEGSRKGKTLEIGKQELSNVDTPYVHPKWFYTDAGSGAMVFVAPNTAPTTPNSKNTRSELRAMLADSYSAPSNNFAISSHKNAEEFGSIGGQMTATLSVDQVSTSGSYKKTGAFSVVIGQIHGSDNEPLKIVYRKLPEHEHGSLTWNYELNPPTEMKNAKDENGKKLRKDIRHDVFGQYNLKKGSSDPADGIKLGEVFSYDVNIKDNIMHLTFTKNPNSADPIVKTYDVDLAKGKYQGHDIDLGYGQDWMYFKAGAYNQCNTKKSSSACEWRGMEAGDYTQASFYQLVLNQ; this is translated from the coding sequence ATGAAGTTGTCTTACCTTAGCCTACTGACTGCTAGCCTCTTAGCGGCTCCCGCTCTTGCTTCTAATCACGATATTGGTCAACAGTTCAATCTTGATCCAGCAAAAGCACCTGCACAAAACTTCGATTTATCTAAATGGAAAATTAACCTACCGGAGCTAACAACAGAAGGCTCTAGAAAAGGCAAAACATTGGAGATCGGTAAGCAAGAATTGTCGAATGTAGACACGCCTTACGTTCATCCTAAATGGTTCTACACCGATGCAGGATCTGGTGCGATGGTGTTTGTGGCTCCGAATACGGCACCAACGACACCAAATAGTAAGAATACGCGTAGTGAGCTAAGAGCGATGCTGGCAGACAGCTACTCGGCGCCGAGCAACAACTTCGCGATTTCAAGCCATAAGAACGCAGAAGAGTTTGGTTCTATCGGTGGTCAAATGACGGCAACACTTTCTGTTGATCAGGTGAGTACCAGCGGTAGCTACAAAAAAACAGGCGCATTCTCGGTAGTGATCGGCCAAATTCATGGTTCAGACAATGAGCCACTGAAAATTGTTTACCGCAAGTTGCCAGAACATGAGCATGGTTCGTTAACGTGGAACTATGAGTTAAACCCGCCGACAGAGATGAAAAACGCGAAGGATGAAAACGGAAAGAAACTTCGTAAAGACATTCGCCATGATGTATTTGGTCAATACAATCTGAAAAAAGGCAGCTCGGATCCTGCTGATGGTATCAAGCTAGGTGAAGTGTTCTCATACGATGTGAATATCAAAGATAACATCATGCACTTAACATTTACTAAGAATCCAAACTCAGCCGATCCTATTGTGAAGACGTATGATGTTGATTTGGCTAAGGGTAAATATCAGGGGCATGATATCGACCTTGGTTATGGACAGGACTGGATGTACTTCAAGGCGGGCGCATACAATCAATGCAACACTAAGAAATCGAGCTCAGCCTGTGAATGGCGTGGTATGGAAGCGGGTGATTACACTCAAGCGAGCTTCTACCAGTTAGTGCTTAATCAATAA
- the dnaK gene encoding molecular chaperone DnaK has translation MGRIIGIDLGTTNSCVAVLDGDKPRVLENAEGERTTASVIAYTDGETLVGQPAKRQAVTNPQNTLYAIKRLIGRRFEDEEVQRDIEIMPFNIVKADNGDAWVEAQGQKMAAPQVSAEVLKKMKKTAEDFLGEEVTGAVVTVPAYFNDAQRQATKDAGRIAGLDVKRIINEPTAAALAYGLDKQGGDRTIAVYDLGGGTFDISIIEIDEVEGEKTFEVLSTNGDTHLGGEDFDNRMINYLVDEFKKEQGIDLKADPLAMQRVKEAAEKAKIELSSTTQTDVNLPYVTADATGPKHMNIKVTRAKLESLVEDLVQRSLEPLKVALADADLSVGEITDVILVGGQTRMPMVQAKVTEFFGKEPRKDVNPDEAVAMGAAVQGGVLAGDVKDVLLLDVTPLSFGIETMGGVMTKLIEKNTTIPTKADQVFSTAEDNQNAVTIHVLQGERKQATYNKSLGQFNLEGIQPAPRGMPQIEVTFDLDADGILNVSAKDKATGKEQKITIQASGGLSEEEIEAMVQEAEANKEADKKFEELVTARNQADQMIHGTKKQVEEAGEALPADEKAKIEAAIEALESVKSGDDKEAIDAKVQELMQAAQKLMEIAQQKAQAEQAGADAGEQPKQDDDVVDAEFEEVKEDKK, from the coding sequence ATGGGTCGAATCATTGGTATTGATTTAGGTACTACTAACTCTTGTGTTGCTGTTTTAGACGGCGACAAACCACGCGTACTAGAAAATGCTGAAGGCGAACGCACAACAGCATCGGTAATCGCATACACTGACGGCGAGACGCTAGTTGGTCAACCTGCGAAACGTCAAGCAGTTACTAACCCTCAAAACACGCTATACGCAATTAAGCGTCTAATTGGTCGTCGTTTTGAAGATGAAGAAGTTCAACGCGATATCGAAATCATGCCTTTTAACATTGTTAAAGCTGATAACGGTGATGCATGGGTTGAAGCGCAAGGCCAAAAAATGGCTGCTCCTCAAGTATCTGCTGAAGTTCTTAAGAAAATGAAGAAAACAGCTGAAGACTTCCTAGGCGAAGAAGTAACTGGCGCAGTTGTTACTGTTCCTGCTTACTTCAACGATGCTCAACGTCAAGCAACGAAAGATGCTGGCCGTATCGCTGGTCTAGATGTTAAACGTATCATCAACGAACCAACTGCTGCTGCTCTAGCTTACGGCCTAGACAAGCAAGGTGGTGATCGCACTATCGCTGTATACGACCTTGGTGGTGGTACATTCGATATCTCTATCATCGAAATCGATGAAGTAGAAGGCGAGAAGACTTTCGAAGTTCTTTCAACTAACGGTGACACTCACCTTGGTGGTGAAGATTTCGATAACCGCATGATCAACTACCTAGTAGATGAGTTCAAGAAAGAGCAAGGTATCGACCTTAAAGCTGATCCACTAGCAATGCAGCGTGTTAAAGAAGCAGCAGAAAAAGCGAAAATCGAGCTTTCTTCTACTACTCAAACTGACGTAAACCTACCTTACGTTACTGCTGATGCGACTGGTCCTAAGCACATGAACATCAAAGTGACTCGTGCGAAGCTTGAGTCTCTAGTTGAAGACCTAGTTCAACGTTCTCTTGAGCCACTAAAAGTTGCTCTAGCAGATGCTGACCTATCTGTAGGCGAAATCACTGACGTTATCCTAGTTGGTGGTCAAACTCGTATGCCTATGGTTCAAGCTAAAGTAACTGAATTCTTCGGTAAAGAGCCACGTAAAGACGTGAACCCTGACGAAGCTGTTGCAATGGGTGCTGCTGTTCAAGGTGGTGTACTAGCTGGTGACGTTAAAGACGTTCTACTACTAGACGTTACTCCTCTATCTTTCGGTATCGAAACGATGGGCGGCGTGATGACTAAGCTTATCGAGAAAAACACAACTATCCCTACTAAAGCGGATCAAGTGTTCTCTACAGCTGAAGACAACCAAAACGCAGTAACTATCCACGTTCTTCAAGGTGAGCGTAAGCAAGCGACTTACAACAAGTCTCTTGGTCAGTTCAACCTAGAAGGTATCCAACCAGCACCACGTGGCATGCCACAAATCGAAGTAACATTCGACCTAGATGCTGATGGTATCCTGAACGTATCTGCTAAAGATAAAGCAACAGGTAAAGAGCAGAAGATCACTATCCAAGCATCAGGCGGTCTGTCTGAGGAAGAGATCGAAGCAATGGTACAAGAAGCAGAAGCTAACAAAGAAGCGGACAAAAAGTTCGAAGAGCTAGTAACTGCACGTAACCAAGCTGACCAAATGATTCACGGCACTAAGAAGCAAGTAGAAGAAGCTGGTGAAGCTCTACCTGCAGACGAGAAAGCTAAAATCGAAGCAGCTATCGAAGCGCTAGAATCAGTTAAGTCTGGTGACGACAAAGAAGCTATCGACGCTAAAGTTCAAGAACTTATGCAAGCAGCTCAAAAGCTAATGGAAATCGCTCAACAGAAAGCTCAAGCTGAACAAGCTGGTGCTGACGCTGGTGAACAGCCTAAGCAAGACGACGATGTTGTAGACGCTGAGTTTGAAGAAGTTAAAGAAGACAAAAAATAA
- the nadK gene encoding NAD(+) kinase has translation MKKPFEVIAIIGKPRDQQAIQTHRELYQWLSAEGYQVFVDDRLATILDDIPKEHFSSLIELGKRADLAIVVGGDGNMLGAARILSRFDISVIGVNRGNLGFLTDLNPENFQSALTDVLKGEFMEEERFLLETEIHRHGQIKSHNAALNEAVLHPGQVAHMIEFEVYIDDSFAFSQRSDGLIVSTPTGSTAYSLSGGGPILSSSLNAISLVPMFPHTLSSRPLVVDGKRRIKLIVSPDNRGTQEVSCDGQISLPVSPGDEIHIYQSPNVLKLIHPKDYNYYHVLRNKLGWSSKLF, from the coding sequence ATGAAAAAGCCATTTGAAGTCATCGCCATTATCGGTAAACCTCGAGATCAGCAAGCAATTCAGACTCATAGAGAGCTCTATCAGTGGTTAAGTGCTGAGGGTTATCAAGTGTTTGTTGATGACAGACTCGCCACTATTTTGGACGACATACCAAAAGAACATTTTTCTAGCCTGATTGAATTAGGTAAACGCGCCGATCTCGCTATTGTGGTCGGTGGTGACGGAAATATGCTCGGTGCCGCTAGAATCTTGTCACGTTTCGACATTTCAGTGATTGGTGTTAACCGAGGCAACCTTGGTTTCCTCACAGATCTTAACCCTGAAAACTTCCAGAGCGCGCTTACTGATGTACTCAAAGGCGAGTTCATGGAAGAAGAGCGCTTCCTACTTGAAACGGAAATTCATCGTCACGGCCAGATAAAAAGCCACAATGCAGCCCTTAATGAGGCTGTACTGCACCCCGGACAAGTTGCTCACATGATCGAGTTCGAAGTGTATATCGATGACAGCTTCGCCTTCTCACAGCGCTCTGATGGCTTAATCGTCTCAACACCGACAGGTTCTACCGCCTACTCGCTTTCTGGCGGCGGCCCTATCCTGTCATCAAGTCTAAATGCAATTTCACTCGTGCCAATGTTCCCGCACACCCTTTCAAGCCGCCCACTTGTGGTGGATGGCAAGCGTCGTATTAAGCTTATCGTATCGCCTGATAACCGCGGAACTCAGGAAGTAAGCTGCGATGGTCAAATCTCACTGCCTGTTTCTCCTGGCGATGAGATCCACATTTACCAAAGCCCAAATGTGCTCAAACTGATCCACCCTAAAGACTACAACTACTACCACGTCCTACGTAACAAGCTAGGCTGGTCGAGTAAGCTGTTCTAA
- the smpB gene encoding SsrA-binding protein SmpB, translating to MAKNKSKSKAGSNTIALNKKARHEYFIDDEIEAGLELQGWEVKSLREGKTNIAESYVYIRDGEAFISGMTITPLTQASTHIVANPTRIRKLLMSRKELDNLIGRINREGMTLVATALYWSRSWAKIKVGVAKGKKLHDKRTDMKEKDWARDKARIMKSNLR from the coding sequence ATGGCAAAGAATAAATCAAAATCAAAAGCCGGTAGTAATACCATTGCGCTTAATAAGAAAGCTCGCCACGAATATTTCATCGATGATGAGATAGAAGCGGGGCTTGAGCTACAAGGCTGGGAAGTAAAATCCCTACGTGAAGGCAAAACCAATATCGCAGAAAGCTACGTTTACATCCGAGATGGCGAAGCATTCATCAGTGGTATGACGATCACTCCGCTTACTCAAGCGAGTACTCATATCGTGGCGAACCCAACACGTATCCGTAAACTCCTGATGTCGAGAAAAGAACTCGATAACCTTATCGGTCGTATTAACCGTGAAGGCATGACACTTGTCGCAACCGCACTTTACTGGTCTCGCTCTTGGGCGAAGATTAAAGTTGGCGTAGCGAAAGGTAAAAAGCTGCACGATAAACGTACTGATATGAAAGAAAAAGATTGGGCGAGAGATAAAGCACGAATTATGAAGAGTAATTTGCGTTAA
- the bamE gene encoding outer membrane protein assembly factor BamE: MRIKKWLVAVPLALTMLTGCSLLEKLVYRIDINQGNYVEQEAVDQLKFGMTKTQVRYVMGSPMLIENGYPDTWYYIYHHQKGHEDPIQKNLVVNFDATGTLVTINGDFEASDEFFESLR; the protein is encoded by the coding sequence ATGCGAATTAAAAAGTGGTTAGTTGCAGTTCCACTTGCACTAACAATGTTGACCGGTTGCTCTCTATTAGAGAAGTTGGTTTATCGAATTGACATCAATCAGGGTAACTATGTTGAACAGGAAGCTGTCGATCAGCTCAAGTTTGGCATGACAAAAACACAAGTTCGTTACGTTATGGGCTCACCTATGCTTATCGAAAATGGCTACCCAGATACGTGGTACTACATTTACCACCACCAAAAAGGCCATGAAGACCCGATTCAGAAAAACCTAGTCGTGAACTTTGATGCCACTGGCACTCTAGTAACGATCAATGGTGATTTTGAAGCCAGTGATGAGTTCTTCGAAAGCCTTCGCTAG
- the grpE gene encoding nucleotide exchange factor GrpE: MSNEENKVTEAELDQIIAEAEKVEEAELNEDAADEQEAKIAQLEAALLSSESKVKEQQDSVLRAKAEVENMRRRSEQEIDKARKFALNKFAEGLLPVIDNLERAMQAADAENEVVKPLFEGVELTHKTFVDTVAKFGLKEINPEGEAFNPEFHQAMSIQESPDHESNTVMFVMQKGYELNGRVVRPAMVMVAK; encoded by the coding sequence ATGAGCAACGAAGAAAACAAAGTAACCGAAGCAGAGCTAGATCAGATCATCGCTGAAGCTGAGAAAGTTGAAGAAGCTGAACTGAATGAAGACGCTGCTGATGAGCAGGAAGCAAAAATCGCTCAACTGGAAGCTGCACTGCTTTCTAGTGAATCTAAAGTGAAAGAGCAGCAAGATTCTGTTCTTCGCGCGAAAGCTGAAGTTGAAAACATGCGTCGCCGTAGCGAACAAGAAATTGATAAAGCGCGTAAATTCGCTTTGAACAAGTTTGCTGAAGGTCTGCTTCCTGTAATCGACAACCTAGAGCGTGCAATGCAAGCGGCGGACGCTGAAAACGAAGTGGTTAAGCCACTGTTTGAAGGTGTTGAGCTAACGCACAAAACGTTCGTAGACACAGTTGCTAAGTTTGGTCTTAAAGAGATCAACCCTGAAGGTGAAGCGTTCAACCCTGAATTCCACCAAGCGATGTCTATTCAAGAAAGCCCAGATCACGAATCAAACACGGTTATGTTTGTGATGCAAAAAGGCTATGAACTAAACGGTCGTGTGGTTCGCCCAGCGATGGTTATGGTTGCTAAGTAA
- the recN gene encoding DNA repair protein RecN: MLAHLSVNNFAIVKSLQLELSKGMTTITGETGAGKSIAIDALGLCLGGRSDAGMVRQGEEKTEVSAAFLLENNLHATRWLEDNELLDGSECILRRTISKEGRSRAFINGSPVPLSQLKSLGQLLINIHGQHAHHQLMKSDYQMAMLDQYAGHLNLLKSTRNAYQAWRQADNHLKELRENSQQNQAQKQLLEYQIKELNELSIGEEEYEDLEQEHKRLSNSGELATTCQQAIELIYEGEEVNALGILQSANNSLIQLAELDERLAELPNLLSEAIIQIEETNNELRTYLDSIDVDPGRMAYVEERFSKVMSMSRKHHVLPEELYKHHQDLLQQVEALDCSDEKLEELANEVENQYQSFVAKSEKLHKSRTRYAKELNKLITQSMHELSMEKAQFAIEVNNTNTHPSPLGMDNVTFIVSTNPGQPMQPIAKVASGGELSRISLAIQVITAQKVDTPSLIFDEVDVGISGPTAAVVGKMLRKLGESTQVMCVTHLPQVAGCGHQQLFVAKNTKSGKTETQMHTLDEQQRVSELARLLGGSQITESTLANAKELLIAA, translated from the coding sequence ATGCTGGCTCATTTAAGTGTTAATAATTTCGCTATTGTTAAGTCTTTACAGCTAGAACTCTCTAAAGGCATGACAACAATCACCGGGGAAACTGGTGCGGGTAAATCTATCGCTATCGATGCTTTAGGCTTATGCCTTGGAGGAAGATCCGATGCAGGAATGGTTCGACAAGGTGAAGAAAAAACCGAAGTCAGTGCCGCTTTTTTACTTGAGAACAATCTGCATGCTACCCGCTGGTTAGAAGACAACGAACTACTTGATGGCAGTGAGTGCATCCTGCGCAGAACCATCTCAAAAGAAGGTCGTTCTCGTGCATTCATCAACGGTAGCCCTGTCCCTCTTTCGCAATTGAAATCGCTAGGACAACTGCTGATCAACATCCATGGTCAACACGCGCATCACCAGTTGATGAAAAGCGATTACCAAATGGCCATGCTTGATCAATACGCAGGCCACTTGAACCTATTGAAATCGACACGTAATGCTTATCAAGCGTGGCGACAAGCGGATAACCACTTAAAAGAGTTACGTGAAAATAGCCAGCAAAACCAAGCTCAAAAACAACTTCTTGAATACCAAATCAAAGAGTTAAATGAGCTGTCTATTGGGGAGGAAGAATATGAAGACCTCGAACAAGAGCATAAGCGCCTCTCCAATAGCGGAGAACTGGCCACAACCTGTCAGCAAGCTATCGAGCTTATTTATGAAGGCGAAGAAGTTAATGCGCTTGGTATTCTGCAATCGGCCAATAACTCCTTAATTCAGTTAGCTGAGCTAGATGAAAGACTGGCTGAGTTACCGAATTTACTTTCTGAAGCCATTATTCAGATTGAAGAGACCAACAACGAGTTAAGAACATACCTAGACAGCATTGATGTTGATCCCGGTCGTATGGCTTACGTTGAGGAGCGCTTCTCTAAAGTGATGTCGATGTCTCGTAAACACCACGTGTTACCTGAAGAACTGTATAAGCACCATCAAGACTTGCTACAACAAGTTGAAGCGCTTGATTGCTCTGATGAAAAATTGGAAGAACTGGCAAACGAGGTAGAAAACCAATACCAGTCGTTCGTTGCGAAATCCGAGAAGCTTCATAAATCTCGAACTCGTTACGCAAAAGAGCTCAACAAGCTGATCACGCAAAGCATGCACGAACTGAGCATGGAAAAAGCGCAGTTTGCCATTGAAGTGAACAACACCAACACACACCCTTCTCCATTGGGTATGGATAACGTGACCTTCATTGTTTCGACCAACCCAGGCCAACCAATGCAGCCGATTGCGAAAGTGGCCTCTGGTGGTGAGTTATCACGAATTTCATTAGCGATTCAGGTGATCACAGCGCAAAAAGTGGACACACCAAGCCTGATTTTCGATGAAGTCGATGTAGGTATCAGTGGACCAACCGCTGCGGTTGTCGGAAAAATGCTACGTAAGCTGGGGGAATCTACGCAGGTGATGTGTGTGACTCACTTACCTCAAGTTGCCGGTTGCGGTCACCAACAACTTTTTGTAGCGAAGAACACGAAATCAGGTAAAACCGAAACTCAAATGCACACGCTTGATGAGCAACAACGCGTTTCAGAGCTTGCTCGACTGCTTGGTGGCAGCCAGATTACCGAATCGACGCTTGCCAACGCAAAAGAGTTATTAATCGCAGCTTAG
- a CDS encoding RnfH family protein, which produces MTIESDMIHVEVVFALPHEQRVFTLIVNKNATVEEIIAQSGVLDLYPEIDLAKNKVGVFSRNVKLDATVRDKDRIEIYRALLADPKEIRRKRAEQAKAAAAKS; this is translated from the coding sequence ATGACTATTGAATCAGATATGATCCACGTAGAGGTTGTGTTTGCACTTCCGCACGAGCAGCGTGTGTTTACCTTGATAGTGAACAAGAACGCAACCGTTGAAGAGATTATTGCGCAGTCTGGCGTTTTGGATCTGTATCCAGAGATCGACTTAGCGAAAAATAAGGTTGGCGTGTTCAGTCGTAACGTTAAGCTTGATGCGACGGTTCGCGATAAAGATCGTATCGAAATCTACCGCGCATTGTTGGCTGATCCAAAAGAGATTCGTCGTAAGCGCGCTGAACAAGCAAAAGCGGCCGCAGCTAAATCGTAA
- a CDS encoding dicarboxylate/amino acid:cation symporter, with protein MDKSLSSKIFVGLFAGLLIGTAIQYLFSGIAIFDTYLLGAAEGAGGMFVSLIKLLVVPLVYVSIVCGIVELKDIRSFGRLGGKTFGLYIINTIIAISAALTIGLIFQPGAGANLAGTVSETIALTTTETPDIFSLVVNIVPSNPVEAFASGDMLQIIFMAILTGLAIQALDSRGGPAIKTFKMANEIMMKLIGLVMSLAPYGVFALMIQLGATLDADTLMSVAGYVALVVAMLVFWIFFFYPMMVGSFTGISPKQFLRATREQVLFSLSTASSNATIPVTMRTLTDKLNVSKSVAGFGVPLGATMNMSGVSIYIALATMFVANAFGQPINTADIFTLGLTILLLSIGAGGVPGGGVVMVGVLLHQLGLPPEGLAIVAAVDRICDMFCTSSNVVGDTAVNTIVAKSENEIGVEANEEAELKKAEA; from the coding sequence ATGGATAAATCGCTCTCAAGTAAAATTTTTGTAGGCTTGTTCGCCGGTCTACTTATTGGTACTGCTATTCAGTACCTATTCAGCGGTATTGCTATTTTTGATACGTATCTACTTGGCGCTGCCGAAGGTGCTGGTGGTATGTTCGTATCACTTATCAAATTGCTTGTAGTTCCTCTTGTGTACGTATCTATTGTTTGCGGTATTGTTGAGCTAAAAGATATTCGTTCATTTGGTCGTCTTGGTGGTAAAACCTTTGGTCTTTACATTATTAACACCATCATCGCGATTTCAGCAGCGCTAACGATTGGTCTTATTTTCCAACCAGGTGCAGGTGCGAACCTTGCGGGTACGGTTTCTGAGACAATTGCGCTTACAACAACTGAAACACCAGACATCTTCTCTCTTGTTGTTAACATCGTTCCTAGCAACCCTGTAGAAGCGTTTGCAAGCGGCGACATGCTACAAATTATCTTCATGGCAATTTTGACAGGTCTTGCTATTCAAGCGCTTGATTCTCGTGGTGGCCCAGCTATCAAGACATTCAAGATGGCTAACGAAATCATGATGAAGCTTATCGGCCTTGTAATGAGCTTGGCGCCTTACGGTGTATTTGCTCTGATGATTCAACTGGGCGCAACACTGGATGCAGACACGCTAATGTCAGTTGCTGGCTATGTGGCGCTTGTGGTTGCAATGCTTGTGTTCTGGATTTTCTTCTTCTACCCAATGATGGTGGGTTCATTCACTGGTATTTCTCCAAAGCAGTTCCTACGTGCAACGCGTGAGCAAGTTCTATTCTCACTATCTACAGCAAGTTCGAATGCAACAATCCCAGTAACAATGCGTACTCTTACTGACAAACTAAACGTATCTAAGTCAGTAGCTGGTTTCGGTGTACCACTGGGTGCAACAATGAACATGTCTGGTGTATCTATCTACATCGCACTAGCAACTATGTTCGTAGCAAACGCATTCGGTCAGCCAATCAACACTGCTGACATCTTCACTCTAGGTCTAACTATCTTGCTACTGTCTATCGGTGCTGGTGGTGTTCCTGGTGGCGGTGTTGTGATGGTAGGTGTTCTATTGCACCAACTAGGTTTGCCACCAGAAGGTCTAGCGATTGTTGCTGCTGTTGACCGTATCTGTGACATGTTCTGTACCTCTTCAAATGTAGTCGGTGATACAGCGGTGAACACTATCGTTGCTAAATCTGAAAACGAAATTGGCGTTGAAGCTAACGAAGAAGCTGAGCTAAAGAAAGCAGAAGCTTAA